From a single Streptomyces sp. 1331.2 genomic region:
- a CDS encoding LLM class flavin-dependent oxidoreductase, giving the protein MTTEDQQEHGTGPTPGAAIRGAARGTAPAPLSILDLATVGVGYTPAEALAATTGLARKAEQWGYHRFWVAEHHGMPGVASSTPAVLLAHLGANTTTLRLGSGGVMLPNHAPLAIAEQFGLLEALHPGRIDLGLGRAPGTDPATARALRRGLAEGTDDFPQQLAELTHFLDGDFPAGHPYERLTAVPQGKGRPPIWLLGSSGFSARLAGRLGLPFAFAHHFSSANTLPALDLYRSSFRPSAVLAEPYALIGVSAVAAADEPSARRLARSAALGMLRLRRGNPGPIPTPEEAEQYPYSPAEADFIDSWLDNVVLGDPGRVADGLEALRKRTGVDELMVTSHIHGHEARLRSYGLIAEAYGLTAAA; this is encoded by the coding sequence ATGACCACCGAGGACCAGCAGGAGCACGGGACCGGGCCGACGCCCGGCGCGGCGATCCGGGGAGCCGCCCGCGGTACGGCACCCGCCCCGCTCTCGATCCTGGACCTGGCCACCGTCGGCGTCGGCTACACGCCCGCCGAAGCCCTGGCGGCCACCACCGGGCTGGCCCGCAAGGCCGAGCAGTGGGGCTACCACCGCTTCTGGGTGGCCGAGCACCACGGCATGCCCGGGGTGGCCAGCTCGACCCCGGCCGTCCTGCTCGCCCACCTCGGCGCCAACACCACGACGCTCCGGCTCGGTTCCGGCGGTGTGATGCTCCCCAACCACGCCCCGCTGGCCATCGCCGAGCAGTTCGGCCTGCTGGAGGCCCTGCACCCCGGCCGGATCGACCTCGGGCTCGGCCGCGCCCCCGGCACCGACCCGGCCACCGCCCGGGCGCTGCGCCGCGGCCTCGCCGAGGGCACGGACGACTTCCCGCAGCAGCTCGCCGAGCTGACCCACTTCCTCGACGGCGACTTCCCCGCCGGCCACCCGTACGAGCGGCTGACCGCCGTTCCCCAGGGGAAGGGCCGTCCGCCGATCTGGCTGCTGGGCTCCTCCGGGTTCAGCGCCCGACTGGCGGGCCGCCTCGGTCTCCCGTTCGCCTTCGCCCACCACTTCAGCAGCGCCAACACCCTCCCGGCCCTGGACCTCTACCGGTCGTCCTTCCGCCCGTCCGCCGTGCTCGCCGAGCCGTACGCACTGATCGGCGTGAGCGCCGTCGCCGCCGCCGACGAGCCCTCGGCCCGCCGCCTGGCCCGCTCCGCAGCCCTCGGCATGCTCCGGCTGCGGCGTGGCAACCCCGGCCCGATCCCCACCCCGGAGGAGGCCGAGCAGTACCCGTACAGCCCGGCGGAGGCGGACTTCATCGACAGTTGGCTCGACAACGTCGTCCTCGGCGACCCGGGCCGGGTCGCGGACGGCTTGGAGGCGCTGCGCAAGCGCACCGGAGTGGACGAGCTGATGGTCACCTCGCACATCCACGGCCACGAGGCCCGTCTCCGCTCCTACGGCCTGATCGCCGAGGCCTACGGTCTGACGGCCGCCGCCTGA
- a CDS encoding chorismate mutase has product MTDHSTTPDAGQSEGIDDAVRAELTSLRESIDNIDAAVVHMLAERFKATQRVGRLKAEHKLPPADPARERDQIKRLRELAAGAKLDPVFAEKFLNFIIAEVIRHHEAIARA; this is encoded by the coding sequence ATGACGGACCACTCCACGACCCCTGACGCCGGCCAGTCCGAGGGGATCGACGACGCCGTACGGGCGGAGCTGACCAGCCTGCGCGAGAGCATCGACAACATCGACGCCGCGGTGGTCCACATGCTGGCCGAGCGTTTCAAGGCGACCCAGCGGGTCGGCCGGCTCAAGGCCGAGCACAAGCTGCCGCCGGCCGACCCGGCGCGCGAGCGGGACCAGATCAAGCGGCTCCGGGAGCTGGCCGCCGGAGCGAAGCTGGATCCGGTCTTCGCGGAGAAGTTCCTGAACTTCATCATCGCCGAGGTCATCCGCCACCACGAGGCCATCGCCCGCGCCTGA
- a CDS encoding alpha/beta hydrolase, which produces MSQSPLNPEELTVPVPGGDLAVLRWPAEEPGAPTVVAVHGITANSLAWYEVAHRLAGRVTLLAPDLRGRGASRSVAGPYGLVRHADDVAALIAALGSGPAVVAGHSMGAWIAALAALRHPGLVRRVLLVDGALTFPLPAGVPEEDALAAVLGPAVARLSMTFPDREAYRAFWQRHPAVGAAWTDGIDAHTQRDLVGEAPELRSSCVPEAVRIDGAQVLLDREAAAAVHRLTCPAELLWAERGLFDEPQGLYDHQRIGLAGLDPERVPASPVPGTNHYSILWNEAGADRIVRSLLADTPAAG; this is translated from the coding sequence GTGAGCCAGTCCCCCCTGAACCCCGAGGAGTTGACCGTCCCCGTGCCCGGCGGGGACCTGGCCGTCCTGCGCTGGCCCGCCGAGGAGCCCGGGGCGCCGACGGTCGTGGCGGTGCACGGCATCACCGCCAACAGCCTCGCCTGGTACGAGGTCGCCCACCGGCTCGCCGGACGGGTCACCCTGCTCGCGCCCGACCTGCGTGGCCGCGGTGCCAGCCGCTCGGTCGCCGGGCCGTACGGGCTGGTCCGGCACGCCGATGACGTGGCTGCGCTGATCGCCGCCCTCGGTTCGGGGCCCGCGGTGGTCGCCGGCCACTCGATGGGGGCCTGGATCGCCGCCCTGGCCGCCCTCCGGCACCCCGGACTCGTCCGCCGAGTCCTGCTGGTGGACGGTGCGCTGACCTTCCCGCTGCCGGCGGGCGTCCCCGAGGAGGACGCCCTGGCCGCGGTGCTGGGGCCCGCGGTGGCCCGGCTGTCCATGACCTTCCCGGACCGCGAGGCCTACCGGGCGTTCTGGCAGCGACACCCGGCCGTCGGAGCCGCGTGGACCGACGGGATCGACGCCCACACCCAGCGCGACCTCGTCGGCGAGGCACCCGAACTGCGCTCCTCCTGCGTGCCGGAGGCCGTCCGGATCGACGGTGCCCAGGTCCTCCTGGACCGGGAGGCGGCGGCCGCCGTGCACCGGCTGACCTGCCCCGCCGAGCTGTTGTGGGCCGAGCGCGGCCTGTTCGACGAACCGCAGGGCCTCTACGACCACCAGCGGATCGGCCTGGCCGGGCTGGACCCGGAACGGGTCCCGGCCTCGCCGGTGCCGGGCACCAACCACTACTCGATCCTCTGGAACGAGGCGGGGGCCGACCGCATCGTCCGCAGCCTGCTCGCGGACACCCCCGCCGCGGGGTAG
- a CDS encoding EAL domain-containing protein yields MVQLAHTLGLTVTAEGIESAAQAERLRLTGCDTAQGWYFARPGEAALVAAILREGRPALDGR; encoded by the coding sequence ATGGTGCAGCTCGCCCACACCCTCGGTCTGACCGTCACGGCCGAGGGCATCGAGAGCGCCGCCCAGGCCGAACGCCTGCGGCTCACCGGCTGCGACACCGCCCAGGGCTGGTACTTCGCCCGGCCGGGCGAGGCGGCGCTCGTCGCGGCCATACTCCGCGAGGGCCGCCCCGCCCTCGACGGGCGGTAG
- a CDS encoding OsmC family protein, giving the protein MATTRTARTAWKGDLIHGQGETTFASSGIGTFPVSWPARAEQPNGKTSPEELIAGAHSACFSMALSNGLTRAGTPPTALDTQADVTFQPGEGITGIHLTVTGNVPGLDQEGFVKAAEDAKANCPVSQALTGTTITLTANLA; this is encoded by the coding sequence GTGGCAACCACCCGCACCGCCCGTACGGCCTGGAAGGGCGACCTCATCCACGGGCAGGGCGAGACGACCTTCGCCTCGTCCGGGATCGGCACGTTCCCGGTGTCCTGGCCGGCCCGCGCCGAGCAGCCCAACGGCAAGACCAGCCCGGAGGAACTGATCGCCGGCGCCCACTCGGCCTGCTTCTCGATGGCCCTGTCGAACGGACTGACCCGCGCCGGCACCCCGCCCACCGCACTGGACACCCAGGCCGACGTCACCTTCCAGCCCGGCGAGGGCATCACCGGCATCCACCTGACCGTCACCGGCAACGTGCCAGGCCTCGACCAGGAGGGCTTCGTGAAGGCCGCCGAGGACGCCAAGGCCAACTGCCCGGTCAGCCAGGCCCTGACCGGCACCACCATCACCCTCACGGCCAACCTCGCCTGA
- a CDS encoding DedA family protein, which produces MAAIGSSWICALALFAVLGDALLPFIPSGTLVILAVLKTAQVNGAPLLLGLGVAVASFLGDLLLLHLARRGAPLLNRRLARRPKLAASVTRVQQALVERPHGAAAAMVVIARFVPAGRTVLDLAIGHSPAHPHRFLHWSALAALVWAAYIVTLGWLNSHWFNTAWLSLAVSCAAATAISTAIARMVRRHRRLAAL; this is translated from the coding sequence ATGGCGGCGATCGGATCCTCGTGGATCTGCGCCCTGGCTCTGTTCGCCGTACTCGGAGACGCCCTCCTCCCCTTCATCCCCAGCGGAACGCTGGTCATCCTGGCCGTGCTCAAGACGGCACAGGTCAACGGTGCCCCGCTGCTACTGGGCCTCGGTGTGGCGGTGGCCTCCTTCCTGGGCGATCTCCTCCTTCTCCACCTGGCCCGGCGCGGCGCCCCGCTGCTGAACCGCCGGCTCGCCCGGCGCCCCAAACTGGCGGCCAGCGTGACCCGGGTCCAACAGGCCCTGGTCGAACGGCCGCACGGCGCGGCCGCGGCGATGGTGGTGATCGCGAGGTTCGTCCCGGCCGGGCGGACCGTCCTGGACCTGGCCATCGGCCACTCCCCCGCCCATCCGCACCGCTTCCTGCACTGGTCGGCGCTGGCGGCGCTGGTCTGGGCCGCCTACATCGTGACGCTGGGCTGGCTGAACAGCCACTGGTTCAACACCGCCTGGCTGAGCCTCGCGGTCTCCTGCGCAGCGGCCACCGCCATCAGTACGGCGATCGCGCGCATGGTGCGGCGGCACCGTCGGCTCGCCGCGCTCTGA
- a CDS encoding putative bifunctional diguanylate cyclase/phosphodiesterase codes for MPGQNEGADAHHPGVRHEETPHQRHLGAPFPGPAAGSVTALGAWRTLQESEVLLCPTCSAPLTDGTHRGRAEGSGTEDGGPGSEQDGGGGPAGGGGSTGGGGSTGGGTDRMLAALRASESRFRAAFCDAVIGMALIDPEDRIIEVNPAFAALIGRSVGELVRTRLYELIDPEGMPDRLFAELVHGERERFRVEKRLKHREGHEVWSKVTFSLIRDGAGQPLYTLALVEDLTEQRRLGDRLEYQALHDPLTRLPNRTFFFERLDAACLAVTEEPGSGPATGDGRRVGVCYLDLDGFAAINEALGHHIGDQLLIAVATRLRRAFSGHDAHLVARMGGDEFAVLVTDSLGSEQLTGLAGRILEALERPFDVAGHRLVITASVGVVERSVHETTPTDLVKDADATLYWSKADGRARWTLYDPDRGAHQLTRQLLTTALRPALERGEFTIEYQPLVGLADGAVHGAEALVRWRHPRYGTLSPDRFIPLAEESGAIVPLGRWVLEESCRQAQQWLTEFPDTETFVSVNLAARQIWDSDVVADVGRALERTGLPARLLQLEITESALLGPGGRPLQALQALADMGVRIAIDDFGTGYSNLAYLSRLPVHVLKLDGTFIEGFRDPAPRTRRTAAVAPSSVPGAATPTSRSSARWCSSPTPSV; via the coding sequence GTGCCGGGCCAGAACGAGGGGGCCGACGCACACCACCCGGGCGTGCGGCACGAGGAGACACCACACCAGCGCCACCTCGGCGCGCCGTTCCCCGGCCCGGCCGCGGGATCCGTCACCGCCCTCGGCGCCTGGCGGACGCTGCAGGAGTCCGAGGTGCTGCTCTGCCCCACCTGTTCGGCCCCACTCACCGACGGCACGCACCGGGGCCGGGCCGAGGGAAGCGGTACGGAGGACGGCGGGCCCGGCTCGGAACAGGACGGCGGAGGCGGTCCGGCGGGCGGGGGCGGTTCCACGGGCGGGGGCGGTTCCACGGGCGGGGGCACCGACCGGATGCTGGCCGCCCTGCGGGCCAGCGAGTCCCGGTTCCGGGCCGCCTTCTGCGACGCGGTCATCGGGATGGCCCTGATCGACCCCGAGGACCGGATCATCGAGGTCAACCCCGCCTTCGCCGCCCTGATCGGACGGAGCGTCGGCGAACTGGTCCGCACCCGGCTGTACGAGCTCATCGACCCGGAGGGCATGCCGGACCGGCTCTTCGCCGAACTCGTCCACGGGGAGCGGGAACGGTTCCGCGTGGAGAAACGGCTCAAGCACCGCGAGGGCCACGAGGTCTGGAGCAAGGTCACCTTCTCGCTGATCCGGGACGGCGCCGGGCAACCGCTCTACACCCTCGCCCTGGTGGAGGACCTCACCGAGCAGCGCCGGCTCGGCGACCGCCTGGAGTACCAGGCCCTGCACGACCCGCTGACCCGGCTGCCCAACCGCACCTTCTTCTTCGAACGGCTCGACGCCGCCTGCCTCGCGGTGACCGAGGAACCCGGGTCGGGCCCGGCCACCGGCGACGGACGCCGGGTCGGCGTCTGCTACCTGGACCTCGACGGCTTCGCCGCGATCAACGAGGCTCTCGGCCACCACATCGGCGACCAGCTGCTGATCGCCGTCGCCACCCGGCTGCGGCGCGCGTTCTCCGGGCACGACGCCCACCTGGTCGCCCGGATGGGCGGCGACGAGTTCGCCGTCCTGGTCACCGACAGCCTGGGCAGCGAACAGCTGACCGGGTTGGCCGGCCGGATCCTGGAGGCGCTGGAACGTCCCTTCGACGTCGCCGGGCACCGGCTGGTGATCACCGCCAGCGTGGGCGTGGTCGAGCGGTCCGTGCACGAGACCACCCCGACCGACCTGGTCAAGGACGCCGACGCCACGCTCTACTGGTCCAAGGCCGACGGCCGCGCCCGCTGGACCCTCTACGACCCGGACCGCGGTGCCCACCAGCTCACCCGGCAACTGCTCACCACCGCGCTGCGGCCGGCCCTGGAACGCGGCGAGTTCACCATCGAGTACCAGCCGCTGGTCGGCCTGGCCGACGGCGCGGTGCACGGCGCCGAGGCACTGGTCCGCTGGCGCCACCCCCGCTACGGGACGCTCTCCCCCGACCGCTTCATCCCGCTCGCCGAGGAGTCCGGCGCGATCGTGCCGCTCGGGCGGTGGGTGCTGGAGGAGTCCTGCCGCCAGGCGCAGCAGTGGCTCACCGAGTTCCCCGACACCGAGACCTTCGTGAGCGTCAACCTGGCCGCCCGCCAGATCTGGGACTCCGACGTCGTCGCCGACGTCGGCCGGGCCCTCGAACGCACCGGACTGCCGGCCCGGCTGCTCCAGTTGGAGATCACCGAGAGCGCCCTGCTCGGCCCCGGCGGGCGCCCCCTGCAGGCCCTGCAGGCGCTCGCCGACATGGGCGTGCGGATCGCCATCGACGACTTCGGCACGGGCTACTCCAACCTGGCCTACCTCTCCCGGCTGCCGGTGCACGTCCTCAAGCTCGACGGCACCTTCATCGAGGGCTTCCGCGACCCGGCCCCGCGGACCCGGCGGACCGCCGCGGTCGCCCCGAGCTCGGTACCCGGCGCAGCGACGCCGACGAGCAGATCGTCGGCGCGATGGTGCAGCTCGCCCACACCCTCGGTCTGA